TGTCGTACGCCTCGTTGGCGACGTAGGGAGCGAGGCCGTCGATCAGTTTGTCCGGCTTGTACGTCCCGCGGGAGCCGACGAGTTGGCGGACAAATCCGAGGATTCCGGTCGTCTTCTTCAGGAACTGGATCGAGTCGCCGACGCCGACCTTCTGTGAGATTTCGAGCAGCCGCTGGTACTTCATCACGCCCGGAATGCCGACCTCGACCGGCAGGTCGACCCCGCGGTCGCGCACCTCCGATATCCACTCGAGCACCGTCTCGGGGTCGTAGCAGAGCTGCGTGACGATGTACGTCGCGTAGGGTTCCTTGCGCACCATCGACTCTCGGAGGGTCTCGTCGTCCAAGAAGGCGTGACCCTCGGGATATCCCGTGATGCCGACTTCCTCGAACTCGTACTCGGTCTCCTCGAGCGCCGTGAGGAGGTCGTACGCCGACTCGAAGTCGCCGGCCGGTTCCTCGCGGTCGCCGCCGGGAACGAAGATGTCCGTGACGCCCGCCTCGGTGAGTCGGCGGGCGATCTCCGCCAGGTGCTCTCGGTCCTCCACGTAGCGGGCGGCGACGTGCGGAACGACCTCGTATCCCCGTTCGGCCGCCATCTCGGTCTTCTCGACGGTGCGGTCGATGCCGAGTTGGGGCGACGTCGTGATGGCGATCGTCGCCCCGTCCGGGAGATGAGCGATTTCCTCGTCGAAACTCTCGAACGGCATGAGTTCGTAGCGGGTGTTCCCGAGGAGAAGTTCCACGTTGCTGACGTCGTCGACCGTTTTCGACTCGGATTTCAAGGACATCGCTTGTGCCAAGGATTGGTGTGGAATCACTTCCCTTTGCGGGTGACTCACAGCACCCATTTAAGTTGACCGACGACGCCGAGCGACCGGCGGGTTCGGAGCGTTGGTTGCGCGGACCGCAGCGACGGATCGGGGGCGGCGGTCGGCCTACGCGCTCCCGGCGCTCCGGCGGATCTGTTCGGCGACGTCCTCGTGCGATATCTCCTGTCGTCGCCCCGCCGGGAGCCGTCTGGGGACGAAGTCGAGTAGGTCCAACTGTCGGAGGAGTTCCCGCGCGTCCTCCTGTTCGAGGTCGAGCCGCCGCGCGAACCCGTACAGGGTCACCGAGACGGTGACCGCGTCGACCACGTCCGGGATCTGAACGCTGTTCGGCAGCCCGATTCCGTCGGTGACGAGTTTCTCCGCACCGACCGCGTCGGGGGACGGTTCGGACGAGGAATCTTCCTCCGACTCCCATTCCTCGTCGGGGTCCGTTCCCGACGAGTCGGGAACCGTGCTCTGCGCCGTGGACGGGTCGGACTCGGGTTTCGGGCCGTCCGGTTCGCCGGTACCGGGTTCCCGGAGTTGGGACTCTCCGCTCTCCGACTCTTCGGTCCGGGGAACCGTATCGTAGGTGGTCGGGGAGTGGATATCGGCCTCGATCATGTACCGTCTGACGGTCTCCGAGGTGACGTCCATCTCGATTAGTCGCGTCATCTCGGTGAACGTTTCGCACCGTTCGTAGAGTCGCTCTAAGTACTCGACGTCCTCGCACGGGAGGACCGACTCGTCCCGAACCGCCGCGAGTTCCTCGGCCGCGGACGGCGATGCCGTCGGTCCGTCACCGCCGCGCTCGTCTGCCTCGGTTCGGTCTTCCCCCGTCCCGTCGCCACCGCCGAACGCCTCGACACCGTTCTCGGCCGTTCTCTCGATGCTATCCGAACTCTCGCCGGCCGCTAGCTGGGTTCCGTCCGCACCTACGTCCGTCTCGGCGTCAGCGTCGTCCGTCGAAACCATCCCCGAGGCGTCGGTCAGCGGCTCGATGACGACTCCGACGGTGAGTACGAGTTCGCCGTCGTCGGTGCTCGATGCTCCCCGGACATCGGCGTCGACGGACGCTCCGTGGTGTTCTACGACGTCTGCGAGGTTCGACGCGGAGAACGAAACCTCGACGCCGCCTTCGTCGTCGACCGACGCCGACTCGGCGACGAGCGTCGGCCTCTGTCCGCCCGCTGAACCAAGGACTGCGGCCGAAACGGTGATTGTCGCCCGAACCGCTCGGTCGTCGTCCGTCGTCGTCTCGACCGCTCGTACCGACCCCCCTTCTGACTCGTACCGCTCGACGATTCGAGAGAGAAGGTCGAAGCAGGTTCCGAGTGACATGCGTTGATAGAACATAGCATACTATCAAGCATAATCGTACGTGGGGAACAGCCCACCCTTTTACTATCCCTCCGTGGAAGAAAACCTATCAATCATCGAGAGAGCCGAATCACCCCTCCTCGCGAAACCGACGGCCCCTGAACGCTATCGCACGCTGATTCGCACAGCTATCCGGCATCGGTTCCATCGAAATCAACAACAGGGTGAGAAGCTTAGAACTCACCCGAGTTCACGGTCTCGGCCCTTCTACTCACTCGCAAAATAAATTCGCTATCTCTAGGACGAATCCGGGCACTCCCGGATACATCCGTTCGAAGCGTACTTGCGACCGAATTGAGACGCCTCCGATCGGGACATAGAACGCCGGAACGCCGACAACGACGTTGGCTCACCGGAGTGCAGGAACGGTGGTAATAAATATCAGTTCTTCACGCTCACATTCGCGGAAAACGGGCTTAGACACGGGAAGACAAACGATAGGACCCGTTCTCGAGCGCTCGAAATCCGAGAGGACGCAGGTCGAAGCTCACCGCCCCGAAACCGAACCTCGACCGGATGGAGATGCGGTGAATACCCGCGGAGTTCGCTCCGTCTCGACCCTTTCGACGCCTTCTACTCCGCAGACTGCGAACTGCGCGGGGAGCACACCAGCGGCTGACGGGTGGTACTCCGCCGCGCAGTTGCGAAGCGCACCGCTTCTCGGTGCGCTCTGCGGTTCTGTGATCCGAATGAGTTTTCGAGAATTCTTCTACCGGAAGAAGATCAGTCGTACGTCCCACTTATCGCACGACGCGTCCTGACCGCAGCGGCGTTCTCCGCGACGTCGTGAACGCGAACGACGTCCGCCCCTCGATCGGCCGCGATTGCTGTGGTCGCTATCGTGGGTGGTAGTCGTTCGGTGGAACTGCAGTCGACGCGCTCGAACATGGACTTGTGCGAATGGCCGATCAGGATGGGACATCCGAGAGCGCGTAGCTCCCCTAGCCTGTCGACCAACTCGAAGGAGTCTGCGGCGGATTTCCCGAATCCCAGCCCGGGGTCCACGATAATCTGCTCGCGATTCAGCCCCGCCTTTTCGGCGAGCAACACCCGTTCGTTGAGCTCTCGGACGACGTCTTCGACGACGTCGTCGTACGCTACCGCGTGGTTCGGATCCACGGGCGTGTCCACGCTGTGCGTGATGACGGTCGGCACGCCGTGGTCGGCGGCGACGAATCGCATCTCCGGATCCGCCAGTCCGGAGACGTCGTTGATCATGTCTGCACCCGCATCTAAGGCGGCGTCCGCGACGGCAGCCCGTCTCGTGTCGACAGAGATCGGCACCTCGACGTCGGAAATACGCTCGATGACCGGGACGACGCGTTCGATCTCCTCTTCGACCGCGACCGGTTCGGCCCCTGGTCGGGTGCTCTCTCCGCCGATGTCGACGACGTCCGCGCCCGAGGAGATCATCTCGCGGGTCCGTCGGACGGCGTCCTCGACTCGGCCGTACCGGCCGCCGTCGTGGAAGCTGTCCGGCGTCACGTTCAGAACTCCCATGACCGCTGTGTCGGCGTCCCACGGACGCTCGCCGGCTGTCTCCTCCCTATCGATGGTCTCTCTGAACCGGTCCAGCGTGTGCGAGAGTCCCAGTTCACCGCGGCGCTCCGCGTCGGAGAGACGCTCGTACTGGGCGGTGGTTCCGGACAGGACTGCGGGAACGTGTCTGTCCGAGGAACCAGCTTTCGAGAGGACGCACGTTCCGCCGATCCGTTGCATCAGCCGCTGTAAGTACTCCGCCTGTTCGTCGTACAGCCACGTCTTGAACGTGTGCGTGGCGACGTCTCCGACGAACTCCTCGTCGGCGGACGCCTCTGCGAGAACGGAGCGCGCGGCGTCGGACGTCCGCACCCGCTTCGGAATCTGAAGCCGCGTCCAGCGATTGCGAGCTTCGGCGACGACGTACAACGAACCCGTGACTAGCACGCAGTCGTCCTCGTCAGCCGCGTCGAGTGCCCGCTCGACGGCCGTCTGGACCGTTTCGTCCCGTCTGATCTCGGCTGAACGCGACGCGAACGCGTCCGAGAGTGCGTCGAAGGAGGCGGCCCGACTCACGTCCGGTCGACAGAGGCGAATCACGTCGGCTCCGGGGAGTGCATCCGACATCTCCGCGTGGTCCTTCTCCGTCATGGCCCCGAAGACGAGGTGTGTCTCGTCGAACTCGTACCGGTCGAGGAGGTCTGCGACGGTTCGACACGCGGCCGGGTTGTGAGCGCCGTCGAGGATCACGAGCGGGTCGGTGGACAGTATCTCGAACCGACCCGGCCAGTGGGTGCTGCGGAGACCCCGTTCGATAACCGGGGCATCGACGTCCGAAACCCGCCGGGCGAGCGTCGCCGCGACTCCGGCGTTCGTGGCCTGATGTTTTCCGGGCAGCGGGAGGTTCGCGGCGACGTCCCAGTCCGGACCGACGATGGAGACGGAGGTTTCGATACGCGAGGGCATCTCCCCCTCTCGAGCGACGACGTCGGTCTCCGTATCGCCCACCGTGAGAACGTCCGTTTCCGCTCGGATCGCTTCGAGCGCTTCGCCGTCCGCGCTCGTCACGAGTCGTTCCCCGTCGGGTGCGACCTGCGCCTTGTCCCGCGCGATTTCCTGAACGGTCTCGCCGAGGATGTCGGTGTGCTCCAAGCTCACGTTCGTGACCGCACTCGCCACCGGGTCGACCACGCTTGTCGCGTCGTGCCGACCGCCGATACCGACCTCCAGAACCGCCACGTCGACGTCCTCGGTTCCGAAGTACTGGAGTGCGAGTACGGTGAGCACTTCGAAGTAGGTGGGACAGTCGTCTTCGTCCCGCAGACGGGAGATACACGGTTCGATCTCCTCGACGAACGACCCGACGCGGTCTTTCGGTACTTTCCGCCCGTTGATCCGAACGCGCTCGCGAAAGTCGTTCAAGTCCGGGGACGTGTAGAGTCCGACGTCGAGACCCGCCTCTCGCAGTATCCGTTCGAGCATCACCGCCGTGCTTCCCTTCCCGTTCGACCCCGCTATCTGGACGTGGTCGACGCGTTCGTGAGGGTCCCCGAGAGCAGACAGCATTCTGGCGGTCGTCTCCGTTCCGAGCTTCGGTCGGGAGCGGTTCAAGCTCTCCAGATAGTCGACTGCCTCGTGGTAGTCCATACCACGTAGGAACGCCGTGTCTGTATTAATTTGTTGCCACACCTATAGCCGGACGAAAGGGCTCAGTGGCGAGTGTGTGTTCTCTGCGCGCCGCTTCGGGCGTTCGCCGCGCTGTCCGATGTTCTCTATATATCAACCCATTCATGTGATGTGCTCCGAAACACAACGTATCCCAGTGCTAGCAGGAGAAACAAGCTTAATGAGCGGAGACGCAGAAAAACGGCGTGAATGCCCGACACAGAGACACGGAGGTCCGCGTCACCGGACTACGACCCGTTACCCGGTGAGCAGACGGACTCTACCTCCGACAGATCGACTCGTCGAAAGGGACCGGAACAGACGGTAGCGGCCGGAGGAGAGGACCCGCTATGAGTCGCGAGTGGACCGAGATAACCGTCATCGGAGAGGACGACACGGGCCTCATCTCCGAGGTGACCTCCTCACTGTTCAATCGCAACGTCAACATCCTCGATATCAATCAGGCCGTCCGAGACGGCACGTTTCGGATGATGATGCAGGTCGATACCTCGGAGATGGTGACGACTCGGCCGAAGTTCCGAGAGGACCTCGAGGACCTCGGCGAGCGGTTCGACGTCGAGGTACAGATAGAGTTCCCGTCCGACTGCCAGAACCGGTCTATCGCCGTACTCGTCACCAAGGAGAGTCACTGCCTCGAAGTGCTACTCGAGGCCGAGGACAACGGCGACCTCGGTGCGGATATCGAGGTGGTTATCGGTAACCACGACCACCTCCAGTCGCTCGCGTCGAAGTACGACGTACCCTTCCACGACATCGGCGACGAGAAAGGGACCCCCGACGAGGAGAGGCTGCTCGACCTGCTCAGCGAATACGGCGTCGACCTGATCGCGCTGGCGCGCTTTATCCGTATTCTCTCGCCCGAGGTCGTCTTCCGCTACGAGAGCCAGATAATCAACGTTCACCCGAGTCTGCTCCCCGCGTTCCCCGGCGCCG
The genomic region above belongs to Halogeometricum sp. S3BR5-2 and contains:
- a CDS encoding methylenetetrahydrofolate reductase, coding for MSLKSESKTVDDVSNVELLLGNTRYELMPFESFDEEIAHLPDGATIAITTSPQLGIDRTVEKTEMAAERGYEVVPHVAARYVEDREHLAEIARRLTEAGVTDIFVPGGDREEPAGDFESAYDLLTALEETEYEFEEVGITGYPEGHAFLDDETLRESMVRKEPYATYIVTQLCYDPETVLEWISEVRDRGVDLPVEVGIPGVMKYQRLLEISQKVGVGDSIQFLKKTTGILGFVRQLVGSRGTYKPDKLIDGLAPYVANEAYDIRGLHIYAFNQTADLESWRLERLER
- the folP gene encoding dihydropteroate synthase, which produces MDYHEAVDYLESLNRSRPKLGTETTARMLSALGDPHERVDHVQIAGSNGKGSTAVMLERILREAGLDVGLYTSPDLNDFRERVRINGRKVPKDRVGSFVEEIEPCISRLRDEDDCPTYFEVLTVLALQYFGTEDVDVAVLEVGIGGRHDATSVVDPVASAVTNVSLEHTDILGETVQEIARDKAQVAPDGERLVTSADGEALEAIRAETDVLTVGDTETDVVAREGEMPSRIETSVSIVGPDWDVAANLPLPGKHQATNAGVAATLARRVSDVDAPVIERGLRSTHWPGRFEILSTDPLVILDGAHNPAACRTVADLLDRYEFDETHLVFGAMTEKDHAEMSDALPGADVIRLCRPDVSRAASFDALSDAFASRSAEIRRDETVQTAVERALDAADEDDCVLVTGSLYVVAEARNRWTRLQIPKRVRTSDAARSVLAEASADEEFVGDVATHTFKTWLYDEQAEYLQRLMQRIGGTCVLSKAGSSDRHVPAVLSGTTAQYERLSDAERRGELGLSHTLDRFRETIDREETAGERPWDADTAVMGVLNVTPDSFHDGGRYGRVEDAVRRTREMISSGADVVDIGGESTRPGAEPVAVEEEIERVVPVIERISDVEVPISVDTRRAAVADAALDAGADMINDVSGLADPEMRFVAADHGVPTVITHSVDTPVDPNHAVAYDDVVEDVVRELNERVLLAEKAGLNREQIIVDPGLGFGKSAADSFELVDRLGELRALGCPILIGHSHKSMFERVDCSSTERLPPTIATTAIAADRGADVVRVHDVAENAAAVRTRRAISGTYD
- a CDS encoding formyltetrahydrofolate deformylase, translating into MSREWTEITVIGEDDTGLISEVTSSLFNRNVNILDINQAVRDGTFRMMMQVDTSEMVTTRPKFREDLEDLGERFDVEVQIEFPSDCQNRSIAVLVTKESHCLEVLLEAEDNGDLGADIEVVIGNHDHLQSLASKYDVPFHDIGDEKGTPDEERLLDLLSEYGVDLIALARFIRILSPEVVFRYESQIINVHPSLLPAFPGAAAYRQALEEGARIAGVTAHYVTTDLDQGPIITQRAFNIPPGATEEDMKRLGQPLEAEALLEAIQLHLDDELSVQFGRTELENPEETDAQLGAPDQLNQIIPDGPIDGFDETPIELDETATADD